One Cucurbita pepo subsp. pepo cultivar mu-cu-16 chromosome LG20, ASM280686v2, whole genome shotgun sequence genomic window carries:
- the LOC111782635 gene encoding uncharacterized protein LOC111782635 isoform X2 yields the protein MVQQLGIEKDGVAEMNQFLYRNYGTSMAGLKAIGYEFDNDHYHSFVHGRLPHHNLKRDPVLRALLLSLPIRKVIFSNADDVHVAKVLNRLGLEGCFDRIICFETLNSSNDGSESDSKSSTGDIDIDNDTPPPLPATPILCKPSPNAFESALKIANIDPKRTLFFDDSIRNIKTGKSIGLHTVLVGSSNRGNGVDYALESIHNIREALPELWEVDEKMKNRRLSGKIALETSIVMA from the exons ATGGTTCAACAGCTTGGGATAGAGAAAGATGGAGTTGCTGAGATGAACCAGTTTCTGTACAGGAATTATGGGACATCCATGGCTGGCCTTAAG GCTATTGGCTATGAGTTTGACAATGATCACTATCACAG CTTTGTTCATGGAAGATTACCACATCATAACCTCAAGCGCGATCCTGTTCTTAGAGCTCTCTTGCTTAGTTTGCCGATTCGCAAAGTC ATCTTCTCGAACGCAGACGATGTTCATGTTGCTAAAGTTCTAAATAGGCTTGGTTTGGAGGGTTGTTTTGATAGGATCATATGCTTTGAGACTCTCAACTCCTCTAATGATGGCTCTGAATCCGATTCAAAAAGCTCGACCGGGGACATCGACATCGACAACGACACTCCTCCGCCGCTCCCCGCCACACCGATTCTCTGCAAACCGTCCCCAAATGCATTTGAATCAGCACTCAAAATAGCCAACATTGACCCCAAAAGAACA CTCTTCTTCGATGATAGCATCCGCAACATAAAGACAGGGAAATCCATTGGCCTCCACACAGTGCTG GTTGGATCATCAAACAGAGGAAATGGAGTGGATTATGCACTGGAAAGCATTCATAATATAAGAGAAGCATTGCCAGAGCTGTGGGAAGTGGatgagaagatgaagaacagaagGCTTTCTGGAAAGATTGCTTTGGAGACATCAATTGTAATGGCTTAA
- the LOC111782635 gene encoding uncharacterized protein LOC111782635 isoform X1, translated as MINTLISQRETPFQQSSTFSRSSLFLTEYMVQQLGIEKDGVAEMNQFLYRNYGTSMAGLKAIGYEFDNDHYHSFVHGRLPHHNLKRDPVLRALLLSLPIRKVIFSNADDVHVAKVLNRLGLEGCFDRIICFETLNSSNDGSESDSKSSTGDIDIDNDTPPPLPATPILCKPSPNAFESALKIANIDPKRTLFFDDSIRNIKTGKSIGLHTVLVGSSNRGNGVDYALESIHNIREALPELWEVDEKMKNRRLSGKIALETSIVMA; from the exons atgatcaacaccttaattagccaacgtgagactcccttccaacaatcctcaacctTCTCACGTTCTTCGTTGTTTTTGACAGAGTACATGGTTCAACAGCTTGGGATAGAGAAAGATGGAGTTGCTGAGATGAACCAGTTTCTGTACAGGAATTATGGGACATCCATGGCTGGCCTTAAG GCTATTGGCTATGAGTTTGACAATGATCACTATCACAG CTTTGTTCATGGAAGATTACCACATCATAACCTCAAGCGCGATCCTGTTCTTAGAGCTCTCTTGCTTAGTTTGCCGATTCGCAAAGTC ATCTTCTCGAACGCAGACGATGTTCATGTTGCTAAAGTTCTAAATAGGCTTGGTTTGGAGGGTTGTTTTGATAGGATCATATGCTTTGAGACTCTCAACTCCTCTAATGATGGCTCTGAATCCGATTCAAAAAGCTCGACCGGGGACATCGACATCGACAACGACACTCCTCCGCCGCTCCCCGCCACACCGATTCTCTGCAAACCGTCCCCAAATGCATTTGAATCAGCACTCAAAATAGCCAACATTGACCCCAAAAGAACA CTCTTCTTCGATGATAGCATCCGCAACATAAAGACAGGGAAATCCATTGGCCTCCACACAGTGCTG GTTGGATCATCAAACAGAGGAAATGGAGTGGATTATGCACTGGAAAGCATTCATAATATAAGAGAAGCATTGCCAGAGCTGTGGGAAGTGGatgagaagatgaagaacagaagGCTTTCTGGAAAGATTGCTTTGGAGACATCAATTGTAATGGCTTAA